TCAATACCAGATGCAGCGATAGCACGAATTTTCTCTTCGCGCGGTATCAGCAGTCGAATACCCTCAGGCCGAAGCACTTTCAGTGGATGCGGCTCAAACGTCAAACAAAGCGATGTACCACCAATTTCATCAGCTGATCGTGTTAGTGCCTGAAATATCTTCTGATGACCAACATGAACACCATCAAAATTCCCAATAGTTAAAACAGGTGCCGGAAAATCAGTAGTTACTTCGTGGATGCTGTAAAAAATTTGCATCTGCTTAAGCGCCAATCACCGTAGCGCTTAGAATTCCATCAATAGTGTGCAACGATTGAACGATATCTGCCGAAACAAGTTGATCAGTATTTAAAACTCCCAACGCTAGCGCGGCCTGAGCATCACGATTCAGACTGAAGTTTGAAATGTTGATTTTTGCGCGTCCCAGCATTGACGCAACTTCTCCAATAACACCATTCTTATCAACATTTTTAAATAGCACCATCGGCGGAACAGGCTCAAAATCGACTTCATATTGATCAATTCGCACCACACGCGCCATATTGTTTTCATACACGGTACCGGCTATGGAAAGTGTGACGGTTTCGGTTTTGACGATAATTTCCATTGAATGGTTGTAGTCGCGCGAGGCACGTATTTTGCTCTCTTCAATAGCGATACCACGTTCACGCATCACATATGGAGCGGCGATATAACTCACCCCGACTTCAAGTTTCGGCTCAAGTATCCCTTTCAAAGCAGCCACACTAAAAGGCAAAAGATTCAGCGGCACATCAAAAGATCGTGGCCCAAAGTCTTTTTCAAAGAGAGCCCCACGGTAGACACACGTACAGCTTTCAATAGCATCCACTACAAGGCTGCCCAATATCTTTCCCATACGTTCAGCAAGCTCAAAATAGATGCGAAACTCTACGTCAAGTTTGGTCAACACCGCAGGAATATTTACTGCACCTTCGTAATCGTTTCCTTTCAACACGTTGACCACTTGCTCTGCCACCATGACAGCGACGTTTATCTGACTCACATCAGTATTTGCCCCTAAATGCGGTGTTACAACCACATTAGGAAGCTCAAAGAGTTTATGCCCAACGGCAGGCTCTTTCTCGAAAACATCAATAGCCGCAGCGCGAATATGATTCATCTTGCACGCTTCATATAAAGCGTCCTCGTCTATCAACCCGCCACGAGCCACGTTGACGACAATTGACCCTTTTTTCAGCAGTGCCAATTCAGCAGCACCGATCATGCCAATCGTTTCTGGAGTTTTCGGTGTATGCAGCGTGAGGACATCAACAGCACTCAAAAGCTCTTCAAGCGATCCGAGTAGTTTTACCCCAAGCGCTTCAGCTTTTTCTTTGCGAATATATGGATCAAAAGCAAATATATCCATATCGAAACCACGAGCTCGTTTGGCAACTTGTGAACCAATGCGACCGAGCCCGACAATGCCGATCTTTTTCTTAGAAAGCTCAAAACCGACAAAGCTCTTGCGATCCCACTTACCACCTACGAGCGAATTATGCGCTCGGGGCAACATACGACACGCAGCCAGCATCATCGCCAGAGTATGTTCAGTGGCAGCTAATGTATTTCCCGTTGGGGTATTTAACACCACAATGCCTTTTTTTGAAGCGGCTTCAACATCGACATTGTCAAGACCAACACCAGCTCTGCCGATTACCCGCATGCGAGCGGTAACATGACGCAAAAGCTCTTCATCTACCGTTGTCATGCTGCGGGTAATCAACGCATCATACTCACCAACCACGGCATACAGTTCATCACGACTTAATTTCGTTTGGACATCAACGTGAATTTCTGGGTCATTTTCGAGAAGGGCAATCCCTTCATCAGCAATGTCGTCTGAGACCAATATACGATACATATCTAGCGACCTCTCATTGGTGTCTATTCCGAGAAAGTAATTCGAGAAGATAGCAGTAATCTCTTCATTTTCCCATCACATTACCACTCTCATAGAGAAGAGAAAATAAAAAAAGGCATCGCGCTCTAGCGCAATGCCCCGAAAAATCAGAACGCAACCAACTTACTCAGCAGCAGCCTCAGGAGCTGATGGTGTAGACGCTTCTACGAGCTCGATGATAGCCATAGGTGCGTTATCGCCCTTGCGGTTCCCCGTTTTAAATATTCTCGTATACCCACCGTTACGCTCTGCAAAACGGGGCGCAACGTCAGAAAAAAGGGTATTGACAACATCTTTATTCGGAACTTTTGCGAGCACCAAGCGACGTGCATGCAAGTCGCCACGCTTGCCAAGTGTAATCAGCTTCTCCACCACAGGGCGCAGAGCCTTAGCTTTGGTCAAAGTGGTTTCAATCTTTCCGCTTACAATCAAGCTTGAAGCAAGAGCACGAAGCAACGCTTTACGTTGTGTGCTGTTGCGACCAAGCCGGACATGAGCATTATTATGACGCATATTCTTTCCTCATTTCAGGTTCAGGATTATTCCTCATCAATATCGTCTAATTCGTCTTCGCCATCTT
This Chrysiogenes arsenatis DSM 11915 DNA region includes the following protein-coding sequences:
- the rplQ gene encoding 50S ribosomal protein L17, with translation MRHNNAHVRLGRNSTQRKALLRALASSLIVSGKIETTLTKAKALRPVVEKLITLGKRGDLHARRLVLAKVPNKDVVNTLFSDVAPRFAERNGGYTRIFKTGNRKGDNAPMAIIELVEASTPSAPEAAAE
- the serA gene encoding phosphoglycerate dehydrogenase — encoded protein: MYRILVSDDIADEGIALLENDPEIHVDVQTKLSRDELYAVVGEYDALITRSMTTVDEELLRHVTARMRVIGRAGVGLDNVDVEAASKKGIVVLNTPTGNTLAATEHTLAMMLAACRMLPRAHNSLVGGKWDRKSFVGFELSKKKIGIVGLGRIGSQVAKRARGFDMDIFAFDPYIRKEKAEALGVKLLGSLEELLSAVDVLTLHTPKTPETIGMIGAAELALLKKGSIVVNVARGGLIDEDALYEACKMNHIRAAAIDVFEKEPAVGHKLFELPNVVVTPHLGANTDVSQINVAVMVAEQVVNVLKGNDYEGAVNIPAVLTKLDVEFRIYFELAERMGKILGSLVVDAIESCTCVYRGALFEKDFGPRSFDVPLNLLPFSVAALKGILEPKLEVGVSYIAAPYVMRERGIAIEESKIRASRDYNHSMEIIVKTETVTLSIAGTVYENNMARVVRIDQYEVDFEPVPPMVLFKNVDKNGVIGEVASMLGRAKINISNFSLNRDAQAALALGVLNTDQLVSADIVQSLHTIDGILSATVIGA